From Vibrio crassostreae, one genomic window encodes:
- a CDS encoding YcjF family protein — protein MFDQIKDFINPSKNPDLTQAHEYQRKHLPTLWLLGKTGAGKSSFIQAVTGDSSVEVGNGFAPCTMTAMSYEFPQDKPVMRFLDTRGLSEANYDAKEDLEEIGQAGNALVVVMKADEPEQSAVLAALKQIKKQKKIKHLLLVHTAVLSSSETDRARQIQFNTNQVEKVWGKGFESVAVDFETDDESNNSGVIYNYEALIEQLTNMLPVIGMMVVDKEHSTQEEANFDQVENEVLWYAGSAAASDLIPGVGLVSVPAIQAKMLHSLANQYGVEWNKRVFSELIGTLGSSFAVQYGMKLGTRQLIKLIPVYGQTVGAVAAAAMSFGTSYGLGRAACFYFYHKNKGEEVSEQEMQKIYKESLKKGKAASGYEEN, from the coding sequence ATGTTTGATCAAATAAAAGACTTCATTAATCCGAGCAAGAATCCTGATCTTACTCAGGCCCATGAATATCAGCGTAAGCATCTTCCTACATTGTGGCTGTTGGGCAAAACGGGCGCGGGCAAGTCATCGTTTATTCAAGCGGTTACTGGTGACTCTTCTGTTGAAGTCGGCAATGGATTTGCTCCGTGTACCATGACGGCGATGTCATATGAGTTTCCGCAAGACAAACCCGTGATGCGCTTTCTCGATACCAGAGGTCTAAGTGAAGCGAATTATGATGCGAAAGAAGATCTGGAAGAGATTGGTCAGGCAGGTAATGCGCTCGTTGTGGTGATGAAAGCCGACGAGCCTGAACAATCCGCCGTGCTTGCTGCTCTAAAACAGATTAAGAAACAGAAGAAGATTAAACACTTGCTGCTTGTTCATACCGCTGTGTTGTCTTCCAGTGAAACAGATCGAGCAAGGCAAATTCAGTTCAACACCAACCAAGTAGAAAAGGTTTGGGGTAAAGGGTTTGAATCGGTCGCAGTGGATTTCGAAACGGATGACGAGAGCAACAACAGTGGCGTAATCTACAATTATGAAGCCCTGATTGAACAGCTGACTAATATGCTTCCTGTTATCGGAATGATGGTCGTCGACAAAGAACATTCCACCCAAGAAGAAGCCAACTTTGACCAAGTAGAAAACGAAGTGCTCTGGTACGCAGGAAGTGCAGCGGCCAGTGATTTGATTCCGGGTGTTGGCTTGGTATCGGTACCTGCGATTCAAGCCAAAATGCTTCATAGCTTGGCAAACCAATATGGTGTTGAATGGAACAAGAGAGTCTTTAGTGAGTTGATAGGTACTCTGGGAAGCAGCTTTGCTGTGCAATATGGAATGAAACTGGGTACTCGACAGTTGATAAAGCTGATTCCCGTTTATGGTCAAACGGTCGGCGCGGTTGCTGCTGCGGCAATGAGTTTCGGCACCTCTTATGGTTTAGGTCGCGCGGCCTGCTTTTACTTCTATCATAAGAACAAAGGCGAAGAAGTGTCTGAACAAGAGATGCAGAAGATCTACAAAGAATCCCTGAAAAAAGGTAAGGCGGCGTCGGGCTATGAAGAAAATTAG
- a CDS encoding peptide-methionine (S)-S-oxide reductase, translating into MEQIYLAGGCLWGVQEFIKYVPGVINTEAGRANGSSQTKDNQSKPSEYDGYAECVQIEFDPSLTSVTTLMGHLFEIIDPYSVNKQGIDVGEKYRTGVYSTNAEHLTEAKCYIAARDDADRIAVEVLPLTHYVASDNIHQHHLSHFPEDHHLCHIPWDLLHKYKS; encoded by the coding sequence ATGGAACAAATTTATTTAGCGGGTGGTTGCTTGTGGGGTGTACAAGAGTTCATTAAGTATGTGCCTGGCGTGATCAACACAGAAGCGGGCCGTGCCAATGGAAGTTCTCAAACAAAGGATAACCAAAGCAAACCAAGCGAATACGATGGCTACGCAGAATGTGTACAAATTGAGTTTGACCCAAGCCTCACTTCAGTAACCACGCTAATGGGCCACCTCTTTGAGATCATTGACCCGTACAGTGTGAATAAACAAGGTATCGATGTCGGAGAGAAATACCGAACTGGCGTATACAGCACTAATGCCGAACACTTAACAGAAGCTAAGTGTTATATCGCCGCGCGAGATGATGCCGACCGTATTGCTGTTGAGGTGTTGCCATTGACCCATTATGTTGCCAGCGACAACATCCATCAGCATCACTTAAGTCACTTCCCTGAAGATCATCACTTATGTCATATCCCTTGGGATCTGCTGCATAAATACAAATCATAG
- a CDS encoding polysaccharide lyase 6 family protein, which translates to MKKKLISVSIISAFTLAFATGCTTQEKAAPVISAVEQAVPSISEIDRSYLLSSDRLTEVDGNTLDVASEEHVAALKAQFENLKDGDEVVIPNGKYANLGQVTITANDITIKAEQAGSAWITGLIQFELKGDDITLDGLVFTEGGPNERFGAVRMMGNSNTLQNSTFYYFNHYYTYEPDERRSEYPKYLWVSLWGKDGKVINNRFEGKQKRGTLIGVQKDDTSDNHLIANNIFMDQKPNQFNEFDIKEAIRYNGNSWEAIRIGDSKSSQWDSSSKFVNNLMIDMDGERELISIKSGDNTISGNTIFQSAALISLRHGKGNTVENNMILGNEKRLTGGIRIYDEDHVIRNNYIANTRGRDGVIEGNADLRGGIVINTGIIDVANGEQLDQSVKGKELNKQWTPKNITIENNSLVDTEWGIVYGNQSHRVSLFNNAEVEGIYAGVDIAFKHNVVDNSQSPEFVSVRATQDFPLVGASYTDETYVGQVTGSELIESYSVELPKVTVENGLNAYQGEGADVSKLSVVTAETAGPDYVLENTTK; encoded by the coding sequence ATGAAGAAAAAATTAATTTCGGTAAGCATTATTAGCGCGTTTACGTTAGCTTTCGCGACAGGCTGCACGACTCAAGAAAAAGCAGCACCCGTGATCAGCGCGGTTGAGCAAGCGGTGCCTTCGATCAGCGAAATCGATCGTAGTTACTTACTAAGCAGTGACCGCTTAACTGAGGTTGATGGCAATACACTAGATGTTGCTTCAGAAGAACACGTGGCTGCACTTAAAGCACAATTTGAAAACCTAAAAGATGGCGACGAAGTGGTTATCCCTAACGGTAAATACGCGAACTTAGGCCAAGTGACAATTACCGCGAATGACATCACTATCAAAGCTGAGCAGGCGGGTTCTGCATGGATCACTGGCTTGATCCAGTTTGAATTGAAAGGTGATGACATCACGCTTGATGGCCTAGTGTTTACGGAAGGCGGTCCAAACGAACGTTTTGGCGCAGTACGTATGATGGGTAATAGCAACACGCTACAAAACTCAACATTCTACTACTTCAACCACTATTACACGTACGAGCCAGATGAGCGTCGCTCTGAGTATCCAAAGTACCTTTGGGTTTCTCTATGGGGTAAAGACGGCAAAGTGATCAACAACCGTTTCGAAGGTAAGCAAAAGCGCGGCACTTTGATTGGCGTTCAAAAGGATGACACGTCAGACAACCACTTGATCGCGAACAATATCTTTATGGATCAAAAGCCAAATCAGTTTAATGAGTTCGATATCAAAGAAGCAATTCGCTACAACGGCAACAGCTGGGAAGCGATCCGTATCGGTGACTCTAAGTCTTCGCAGTGGGATTCAAGCTCCAAGTTCGTGAACAACCTGATGATCGATATGGATGGTGAGCGTGAGCTTATCTCTATTAAGTCGGGCGACAATACGATTTCAGGCAACACGATCTTCCAAAGTGCGGCACTGATTTCACTGCGTCACGGCAAAGGCAACACGGTTGAGAACAACATGATCTTGGGTAACGAGAAGCGCCTGACCGGCGGTATTCGTATCTACGATGAAGATCATGTGATCCGCAACAACTACATTGCTAACACTCGTGGCCGTGATGGTGTGATTGAAGGTAACGCTGACTTACGTGGTGGTATCGTGATTAACACGGGCATCATTGATGTCGCGAATGGCGAGCAGTTAGATCAATCGGTGAAAGGTAAAGAGCTTAACAAGCAATGGACACCGAAAAACATCACCATCGAAAACAACTCTCTAGTCGATACGGAGTGGGGCATTGTTTACGGTAATCAAAGCCATCGCGTAAGCCTGTTTAATAACGCAGAAGTAGAAGGCATTTATGCCGGTGTTGATATTGCGTTCAAACACAACGTGGTTGATAACTCGCAATCACCTGAGTTTGTAAGTGTTCGTGCTACTCAAGACTTCCCGCTAGTTGGCGCATCTTACACGGACGAAACTTACGTTGGTCAAGTCACAGGCTCTGAACTGATTGAAAGCTACTCGGTTGAGCTACCAAAAGTAACGGTCGAGAATGGCCTGAATGCTTACCAAGGTGAGGGCGCAGATGTGTCTAAACTCTCAGTTGTGACCGCTGAAACAGCAGGTCCAGATTACGTACTTGAGAACACAACTAAGTAA
- a CDS encoding sodium:solute symporter family transporter — protein sequence MELNTLIVGIYFLFLIAIGWMFRTFTSTTSDYFRGGGNMLWWMVGATAFMTQFSAWTFTGAAGKAFTDGFAVAIIFIANAFGYLMNYLYFAPKFRQLRVVTVIEAIRMRFGKVNEQVFTWSGMPNSVISAGIWLNGLAIIASGIFGFDMTTTIILTGLVVLVMSVTGGSWAVIASDFMQMVIIMAVTVTCAVVAIYHGGGVTQIVSDFPTDSFITGDNLNYMSIFSIWAVFIFLKQFSITNNMLNSYRYLAAKDSNNARKAALLACVLMTLGPIIWFMPSWFMAGQGVDLAAAYPEAGSKAADFAYLYFVQEYMPAGMVGLLIAAMFAATMSSMDSGLNRNSGIFVKNFYEPILRPKANEKELMVVSKLTSTFFGIAIILVALFINSLKGLSLFDTMMYVGALIGFPMTIPAFCGFFIRKTPDWAGWGTLVVGGVVSYFVGFVITADMIQNWFGLNELTGREWADLKVAIGLIGHIVFTAGFFVLSTLFYKPLAEHREKDVDKFFNNLATPLVAESNEQKKLDNKQRRMLGSLIAVAGVGVMTMFVLPNPMWGRMVFVLCGLIVFSVGLLLVKAVDDKVEKQDEVTPAAS from the coding sequence ATGGAACTCAATACCCTGATAGTTGGCATCTATTTCCTATTCTTAATTGCGATAGGGTGGATGTTTAGAACGTTTACAAGTACGACAAGTGATTACTTCCGTGGGGGAGGTAATATGCTGTGGTGGATGGTAGGTGCAACAGCATTTATGACCCAGTTCAGTGCGTGGACATTTACCGGCGCCGCAGGTAAAGCTTTTACCGATGGTTTTGCGGTAGCGATTATCTTCATTGCTAACGCGTTCGGTTACCTAATGAACTACCTTTACTTCGCTCCGAAGTTCCGCCAACTGCGTGTTGTTACGGTAATTGAAGCGATTCGTATGCGTTTTGGTAAAGTGAATGAGCAAGTCTTCACTTGGTCTGGTATGCCAAACAGCGTTATCTCAGCAGGTATTTGGTTGAATGGTCTAGCGATCATCGCATCGGGTATCTTCGGCTTTGATATGACAACAACGATTATCCTTACGGGTCTGGTTGTACTGGTCATGTCAGTGACGGGCGGCTCTTGGGCGGTAATCGCATCTGACTTTATGCAGATGGTTATCATCATGGCAGTAACGGTGACATGTGCAGTCGTTGCTATTTACCACGGTGGCGGTGTTACACAGATCGTTAGCGACTTCCCAACGGATTCGTTCATCACGGGTGACAACCTTAACTACATGAGCATCTTCAGCATCTGGGCTGTGTTCATCTTCTTAAAGCAGTTCAGCATCACCAACAACATGCTTAACTCTTACCGTTACCTTGCTGCGAAAGATTCAAACAACGCACGTAAAGCCGCTCTACTTGCATGTGTACTAATGACGCTTGGTCCAATCATCTGGTTCATGCCTTCTTGGTTCATGGCTGGTCAAGGTGTTGATTTAGCAGCCGCTTACCCTGAAGCTGGCAGCAAAGCCGCTGACTTCGCTTACCTTTACTTCGTTCAAGAATACATGCCTGCAGGTATGGTTGGTCTTCTGATTGCCGCTATGTTCGCAGCAACCATGTCTTCAATGGACTCTGGTCTAAACCGTAACTCAGGTATCTTCGTTAAGAACTTCTACGAGCCGATTCTTCGCCCTAAAGCGAACGAAAAAGAGCTAATGGTTGTTTCTAAACTAACGTCTACTTTCTTCGGCATCGCTATCATCTTGGTTGCTCTGTTCATCAACTCTCTTAAAGGTCTGAGCCTTTTCGACACTATGATGTACGTGGGCGCATTGATCGGCTTCCCAATGACGATTCCAGCATTCTGTGGCTTCTTCATCCGTAAAACACCGGATTGGGCAGGTTGGGGCACGCTAGTTGTAGGTGGTGTGGTTTCTTACTTCGTAGGTTTCGTTATCACAGCTGACATGATCCAAAACTGGTTCGGTCTAAACGAGCTAACAGGCCGTGAATGGGCTGACCTGAAAGTGGCTATCGGCCTTATCGGTCACATCGTATTTACTGCTGGCTTCTTCGTACTATCAACACTGTTCTACAAGCCTCTTGCTGAGCACCGTGAGAAAGACGTAGACAAGTTCTTCAACAACCTAGCGACACCATTGGTTGCTGAAAGTAACGAGCAGAAGAAACTGGATAACAAGCAACGTCGTATGTTGGGTTCACTTATCGCAGTTGCGGGTGTGGGCGTGATGACAATGTTCGTACTGCCTAACCCAATGTGGGGACGCATGGTGTTCGTTCTTTGTGGCTTGATTGTATTCTCTGTTGGTTTGCTGCTTGTTAAAGCGGTGGATGACAAGGTCGAGAAGCAAGACGAAGTAACACCAGCTGCAAGCTAA